Proteins from a single region of Sandaracinaceae bacterium:
- a CDS encoding ferredoxin--NADP reductase, producing the protein MAADFQELLVSGIVQETHDTRSFVFEIPASLRELFRYKAGQFLTFEVPFEGMQLRRCYSLASSPDADAWHKVTVKRVDDGRISNWFNDQLVVGSKIKVQPPEGRFVLKPEGDGRPLTLFGGGSGITPVISLMKSALLTTSRNVLLVYANRDARSVIFKEELDLLERRFPGRAKVVHHLDSDGGFMTAQKVSGLIAERKSSDFYVCGPGPFMDTVEAGFEASGIARDQTHFERFVSPTDPDRRAPSEEPAPVAASDVPATFSMKLDGARVDVPYVPGLTLLKSAEAAGHRPPSSCEDGYCGCCMARLVSGKVSMKSREALTDDDLSRGWVLACQAVPSSNEPLEVDFDAQY; encoded by the coding sequence ATGGCCGCCGACTTCCAAGAGCTCCTCGTGTCCGGCATCGTGCAAGAGACACACGACACCCGCTCCTTCGTGTTCGAGATCCCCGCGTCCCTGCGCGAGCTGTTCCGGTACAAGGCGGGCCAATTCCTCACGTTCGAGGTGCCGTTCGAGGGCATGCAGCTGCGGCGCTGCTACTCGCTCGCCAGCTCCCCCGACGCCGACGCATGGCACAAGGTCACCGTCAAGCGCGTGGACGACGGGCGCATCTCCAACTGGTTCAACGACCAGCTGGTGGTCGGCAGCAAGATCAAGGTGCAGCCCCCGGAGGGGCGCTTCGTGCTCAAGCCCGAAGGCGATGGCCGCCCGCTCACGCTCTTCGGCGGTGGCAGCGGCATCACGCCCGTCATCTCGCTGATGAAGTCGGCGCTGCTCACCACGTCACGCAACGTGCTCTTGGTGTACGCCAACCGCGACGCCCGCTCGGTCATCTTCAAGGAGGAGCTGGACCTGCTCGAGCGCCGCTTCCCCGGGCGCGCCAAGGTAGTGCACCACCTCGACTCGGACGGCGGCTTCATGACGGCGCAGAAGGTCAGTGGCCTGATCGCCGAGCGCAAGAGCTCCGACTTCTACGTGTGCGGCCCTGGTCCGTTCATGGACACCGTGGAGGCCGGCTTCGAGGCCTCCGGCATCGCGCGCGACCAGACGCACTTCGAGCGCTTCGTGTCGCCTACCGATCCCGACCGGCGCGCCCCCAGCGAAGAGCCCGCTCCCGTCGCGGCGTCGGACGTGCCGGCCACGTTCAGCATGAAGCTCGACGGGGCGCGCGTGGATGTGCCCTACGTCCCCGGGCTGACCCTGCTCAAGTCCGCCGAAGCCGCAGGGCATCGCCCGCCGTCGTCGTGCGAGGACGGCTACTGTGGGTGCTGCATGGCGCGCCTGGTCAGCGGCAAGGTCAGCATGAAGAGCCGCGAGGCCCTCACCGACGACGACCTCTCACGCGGCTGGGTGCTGGCGTGTCAGGCCGTCCCGTCCAGCAACGAGCCGCTCGAAGTCGACTTCGACGCGCAGTATTGA
- a CDS encoding family 1 glycosylhydrolase, protein MTKLMRVGRTVVMCGGLLGGVAAAVSCGGGDSLDIRFARPGAAGGQVGRGSFTLGVATAAAQIEEGNSTSDWWVYTQPVDEGGLGVGQFVGDAVQGYARALDDAALVEEMNLDAYRLSVNWARMEPTRDNYDEDAFAHYDAVIDALVARGIKPMITVHHFSNPIWVDDPRVAECPAGGPSDSNLCGWGHPTGGPQIVAELAEFAGELARRYGDRVDEWVTVNEPVNYLVASYMLNVFPPGRNLLFNGFDGFIEVVRNFMAGHVAAYDALHAQDTVDADGDGQAAVVGFTLNVIEWAPAVRNRVSDFESAVRARDSVHYVYNHLFPESILNGTFDSDYDGTPDETYDEWAGKLDFMGVQYYSRQGVTGSPGLIPRINATPCFGDFDFGACVDPVFDETHCVPAMGYEYYEPGIYNLLTEYGRTYPDLPLTVTESGLATNVGRRRAEHIVRSLEQIELARREGVDVRGYYHWSLMDNFEWAEGYEPRFGLYRVDVATYARTATEGAVLLGEIAGARRITAAQRAEYGGTGPMTSEGDPRELQVGCRPVD, encoded by the coding sequence ATGACGAAGCTGATGCGTGTGGGTCGAACGGTGGTGATGTGTGGCGGGCTCCTGGGCGGTGTGGCCGCGGCGGTGTCCTGTGGTGGCGGCGATTCGTTGGACATCCGCTTTGCGCGCCCAGGCGCCGCGGGTGGGCAGGTGGGCCGCGGGTCCTTCACGCTCGGGGTCGCGACGGCGGCGGCGCAGATCGAGGAGGGCAACAGCACCTCGGATTGGTGGGTGTACACGCAGCCGGTGGACGAAGGCGGTCTCGGCGTCGGCCAGTTCGTGGGTGACGCGGTCCAGGGCTACGCCCGCGCCCTGGACGACGCGGCGCTGGTGGAGGAGATGAACCTCGACGCGTATCGGCTGAGCGTCAACTGGGCGCGCATGGAGCCCACGCGGGACAACTACGACGAGGACGCCTTCGCGCACTACGACGCGGTCATCGATGCGCTCGTCGCGCGCGGGATCAAGCCCATGATCACCGTGCATCACTTCTCGAACCCCATCTGGGTGGACGACCCGCGCGTCGCCGAGTGCCCGGCCGGGGGCCCGAGCGACAGCAACCTGTGCGGCTGGGGACATCCCACGGGAGGGCCGCAGATCGTCGCCGAATTGGCAGAGTTCGCGGGCGAGCTCGCGCGGAGGTACGGGGACAGGGTGGATGAGTGGGTCACCGTCAACGAGCCCGTCAACTACTTGGTCGCCAGCTACATGCTGAATGTCTTCCCGCCGGGTCGAAACCTGCTGTTCAACGGCTTCGACGGGTTCATCGAGGTCGTGCGCAACTTCATGGCAGGGCACGTGGCCGCGTACGACGCCCTGCATGCTCAGGACACCGTCGACGCGGACGGCGATGGGCAAGCCGCGGTCGTCGGCTTCACGCTCAACGTCATCGAGTGGGCCCCCGCGGTCCGCAACCGGGTTTCGGACTTCGAGAGCGCGGTGCGCGCGCGAGACAGCGTCCACTACGTCTACAACCACCTGTTTCCCGAGTCGATCCTGAACGGTACGTTCGACAGCGACTACGACGGAACGCCGGACGAGACGTACGACGAGTGGGCCGGCAAGCTGGACTTCATGGGCGTGCAGTATTACTCGCGGCAAGGCGTGACCGGCTCCCCGGGTCTCATCCCTCGGATCAACGCGACGCCCTGCTTCGGCGACTTCGACTTCGGCGCGTGCGTGGACCCCGTGTTCGACGAGACGCACTGCGTACCGGCGATGGGCTACGAGTACTACGAGCCGGGCATCTACAACCTCCTCACCGAGTACGGGCGCACGTACCCGGACTTGCCGCTGACGGTCACGGAGAGCGGGCTGGCGACCAACGTCGGACGGCGGCGCGCCGAGCACATCGTGCGCTCGCTCGAGCAGATCGAGCTCGCCCGCCGCGAGGGGGTGGACGTGCGCGGCTACTATCACTGGAGCTTGATGGACAACTTCGAGTGGGCGGAGGGCTACGAGCCGAGGTTCGGGCTCTACCGCGTGGACGTGGCGACCTACGCGCGCACCGCGACCGAGGGTGCCGTGCTGCTCGGTGAGATCGCTGGCGCGCGGCGCATCACCGCCGCCCAGCGCGCGGAGTATGGTGGCACGGGGCCCATGACGTCGGAGGGTGATCCGCGTGAGCTCCAGGTGGGGTGCCGCCCCGTCGACTGA
- a CDS encoding methyltransferase domain-containing protein codes for MRSLVAIRNWRSRALFERLATYCAGDVCDVGGWDFYTSVDKQRVSFSSWTTVEPNHPMAPLDDRHRVVQADGCALPFDANTFDTVTSIQVLEHVYEPNLMFTELVRVLRPGGHLIVLIPQTSILHHAPDHFYNFTRYWARESARRSGLAVVEEVSLGGRWSSTASHLFHFFLQSARFKGMSMEEDTRNLAFYVLFPLMALYALASIPLLMLFSLGDLREEPNNHLLVLRK; via the coding sequence ATGCGGTCCCTCGTCGCGATCCGCAACTGGAGATCACGCGCCCTCTTCGAACGGCTCGCGACCTACTGCGCGGGTGACGTGTGCGACGTCGGCGGTTGGGACTTCTACACCAGCGTCGACAAGCAGCGCGTGTCGTTCTCGTCGTGGACCACGGTCGAGCCGAACCACCCGATGGCCCCGCTCGACGACCGCCACCGCGTGGTGCAGGCGGATGGCTGCGCCCTGCCGTTCGACGCAAACACCTTCGACACCGTCACCAGCATCCAGGTGCTGGAGCACGTCTACGAACCGAACCTGATGTTCACGGAGCTCGTGCGGGTGCTGCGCCCGGGGGGACACCTGATCGTCCTGATCCCGCAGACCTCCATCCTGCACCACGCGCCGGACCACTTCTACAACTTCACCCGCTACTGGGCGCGGGAGTCCGCACGGCGGAGCGGCCTCGCCGTCGTGGAGGAGGTGTCGCTCGGCGGTCGCTGGTCGAGCACGGCCTCGCACCTGTTCCACTTCTTCCTGCAGTCCGCGCGCTTCAAGGGCATGTCGATGGAGGAGGACACACGCAACCTCGCGTTCTACGTCCTCTTTCCGCTCATGGCCCTCTACGCGCTGGCCAGCATCCCGCTGCTCATGCTGTTCTCGCTCGGGGACCTCCGGGAAGAGCCGAACAACCACCTCCTGGTGTTGCGCAAGTGA
- a CDS encoding outer membrane beta-barrel protein, whose translation MKKLSTRLSLIMMAMALPSTGFAQDGFEEGDEEVAAEPAPEATSYAPPPPPEPVAEEVAEEEEEEGSIMDNVTWQAFATAYYQFDVERVPNGGGEPAHRGYARNHGFGVPFVGGDFAYAGEHGGVTINLRFGEAAPLLIAGAQNYPLISNVKQAYASWFASESLSVDVGFFDTIYGAEVADEWANVNYSRGALYFLMQPFNHTGVRVNYALSDSVGLKFLVVNGNFDFADIMDVNEVPAFGAQIALAPSDNVGLAIGYATQAEGRDAADNPTNNDWSHFFDVVATIGLSDSVNLVLNTDLRFNPMLGGDIKDSLYFGASAAVGVALSDQLSLGGRVEYLYGGSGDGAYSGLGAESLITVTPTLRYMPADGIIMTLEPRLEWANEEIFFTRTGNSALSVNILAGLTARIGN comes from the coding sequence GTGAAGAAACTCTCAACGCGACTGAGCCTGATCATGATGGCGATGGCCCTGCCGAGCACCGGCTTCGCGCAGGACGGCTTCGAGGAGGGCGACGAGGAGGTCGCCGCCGAGCCCGCCCCCGAAGCCACCTCCTACGCGCCGCCGCCTCCCCCCGAGCCCGTGGCCGAAGAGGTGGCAGAGGAGGAGGAAGAAGAAGGGTCCATCATGGACAACGTCACGTGGCAGGCCTTCGCCACGGCGTACTACCAGTTCGACGTGGAGCGCGTGCCCAACGGTGGCGGTGAGCCCGCCCACCGCGGCTACGCCCGCAACCACGGCTTCGGCGTGCCCTTCGTGGGTGGTGACTTCGCCTACGCTGGCGAGCACGGCGGCGTGACCATCAACCTGCGCTTCGGTGAGGCCGCTCCGCTCCTCATCGCCGGCGCCCAGAACTACCCCCTCATCAGCAACGTGAAGCAGGCGTACGCGTCCTGGTTCGCCAGCGAGTCGCTCAGCGTGGACGTCGGCTTCTTCGACACCATCTACGGCGCCGAGGTGGCGGATGAGTGGGCCAACGTCAACTACAGCCGCGGCGCGCTGTACTTCCTGATGCAGCCGTTCAACCACACCGGTGTGCGCGTCAACTACGCGCTCAGCGACTCGGTCGGCCTCAAGTTCCTGGTGGTCAACGGCAACTTCGACTTCGCGGACATCATGGACGTGAACGAGGTGCCCGCCTTCGGTGCGCAGATCGCCCTGGCCCCCAGCGACAACGTCGGCCTGGCCATCGGCTACGCCACGCAGGCCGAAGGGCGCGACGCGGCCGACAACCCGACCAACAACGACTGGAGCCACTTCTTCGACGTGGTCGCCACCATCGGCCTGTCGGACAGCGTCAACCTCGTGCTCAACACCGACCTGCGCTTCAACCCGATGCTCGGCGGTGACATCAAGGACTCTCTGTACTTCGGCGCGAGCGCGGCCGTCGGGGTCGCCCTCTCCGACCAGCTCTCGCTCGGCGGTCGCGTGGAGTACCTCTACGGCGGCAGCGGCGACGGCGCGTACTCGGGCCTTGGCGCCGAGAGCCTCATCACGGTCACCCCGACCCTGCGCTACATGCCGGCCGACGGCATCATCATGACCTTGGAGCCGCGCCTCGAGTGGGCCAACGAGGAGATCTTCTTTACCCGCACCGGCAACAGCGCCCTGTCGGTCAACATCCTCGCCGGTCTGACGGCGCGCATCGGCAACTGA
- the amt gene encoding ammonium transporter has protein sequence MDTQIMLDSLWVIVAAALVFFMHAGFALVESGFARRKNVVMVLMKNVGVVAIASIVYWAVGYGFMFGEGNPFIGLSLFFPDGAPVGDAPDMVGTLPRLVFVFFQLVFAATACTIVSGAIAERGKLTTFFVFTVLATAFVYPVVGHWVWGGGWLAGMGFADFAGSTVVHAVGAGMALAGAIAIGPRLGKYQADGSVKPMPAHSFPLAALGVIILWLGWFGFNGGSTVAISDPGAVASIILVTNLAASAGFIGALVWNKFRTGGLDLSMALNGALGGLVGITAGCDCIAPHWALVVGLLGGMLCVEGVFFLDKVKIDDPVGAVAVHGICGIYGTLAVGIFGTGKGILAGGEIGQLGVQALGALSGFGFAFVVGMVFWKALGAVMGVRVSAEDELEGLDRSECGVDAYGVELTGVSTASEAHSGAALAAQEA, from the coding sequence ATGGATACGCAAATCATGCTCGACTCACTTTGGGTCATCGTCGCAGCGGCGCTGGTGTTCTTCATGCACGCTGGTTTTGCTCTCGTTGAGAGCGGCTTCGCCCGTCGCAAGAACGTCGTCATGGTGCTGATGAAGAACGTCGGCGTCGTGGCCATTGCATCAATTGTCTACTGGGCCGTCGGGTACGGCTTCATGTTTGGTGAGGGCAACCCCTTCATCGGCCTCTCGCTCTTCTTCCCGGACGGCGCGCCCGTGGGCGACGCCCCGGACATGGTCGGCACCTTGCCCCGCCTCGTCTTCGTCTTCTTCCAGCTGGTGTTCGCCGCCACGGCCTGCACCATCGTCTCCGGCGCCATCGCCGAGCGCGGCAAGCTGACCACGTTCTTCGTGTTCACGGTGCTGGCGACCGCCTTCGTGTACCCCGTCGTGGGTCACTGGGTGTGGGGCGGCGGCTGGCTCGCCGGCATGGGCTTCGCGGACTTCGCCGGTAGCACCGTCGTGCACGCGGTCGGCGCCGGCATGGCGCTCGCGGGCGCCATCGCCATCGGGCCCCGCCTCGGCAAGTACCAAGCGGACGGCAGCGTGAAGCCCATGCCCGCGCACAGCTTCCCCCTCGCGGCGCTCGGCGTCATCATCCTGTGGCTCGGCTGGTTCGGCTTCAACGGCGGCTCCACGGTCGCCATCTCCGACCCCGGCGCCGTCGCCAGCATCATCCTCGTCACCAACCTGGCGGCCTCGGCCGGCTTCATCGGCGCCCTCGTCTGGAACAAGTTCCGCACCGGCGGCCTGGACCTCTCCATGGCGCTGAACGGCGCGCTCGGTGGCCTCGTGGGCATCACGGCTGGTTGCGACTGCATCGCGCCGCACTGGGCTCTGGTGGTCGGCCTGCTCGGCGGCATGCTCTGCGTCGAGGGCGTCTTCTTCCTCGACAAGGTCAAGATCGACGACCCCGTCGGCGCGGTCGCCGTGCACGGCATCTGCGGCATCTACGGCACCCTCGCGGTGGGCATCTTCGGCACCGGCAAGGGCATCCTGGCGGGTGGCGAGATCGGTCAGCTGGGCGTGCAAGCGCTGGGCGCGCTGTCGGGCTTCGGCTTCGCCTTCGTGGTCGGCATGGTGTTCTGGAAGGCCCTCGGCGCCGTCATGGGTGTCCGCGTGTCGGCCGAGGACGAGCTCGAGGGCCTCGACCGCTCCGAGTGTGGTGTGGACGCCTACGGCGTCGAGCTGACGGGCGTCTCGACGGCGTCCGAGGCTCACAGCGGCGCGGCCCTCGCGGCCCAAGAGGCGTGA
- a CDS encoding amidase, which produces MTAPAAPPTPKSPLELLRGGTVREVAEHVRQRRVSARDMVDACIAEVERVNPTLNAVVATRFDEARAEAEAADERTRVSAPEDLPPLHGVPCTIKECFALVGMPQTSGLPARVGFRPSEDAPAVARLRAAGAIPVGVTNVSELCMWMESFNRVYGRTNNPYDPSRIVGGSSGGEGAIVGSGASLFGLGSDVGGSIRMPAFFNGVFGHKCSAGLIPNSGQYPDGDGDAGRFLSTGPLARSAGDLSLVVRLLAGPHESDPNTQALSLGDPAAVDITSLRVLQVPDDGRTYVSPALRASQARVADHLRARGCRVEERRFTRLRKAFDIWSSMLHDAQGTPFATLLADGKEFASLPELAKLALRRSDHTLPAVVLAVGERITDLAPGRTRALVEQGRRLRAELDEALANDTIMLYPPYGMVAPKHDVPLLWPFLWVYTAILNVMQLPVTQVPLGLDTRGLPLGVQVAAAHGNDHLTLAVAAELERAFGGWVRPRI; this is translated from the coding sequence ATGACAGCACCGGCCGCCCCCCCGACCCCGAAGAGCCCCCTCGAGCTGCTGCGCGGCGGCACCGTCCGCGAGGTGGCCGAACATGTGCGTCAGCGACGGGTGAGCGCGCGCGACATGGTGGACGCGTGCATCGCCGAGGTGGAGCGCGTGAACCCCACCCTCAACGCCGTCGTCGCGACGCGCTTCGACGAAGCACGCGCCGAAGCCGAGGCCGCGGACGAACGCACGCGGGTGAGCGCCCCCGAGGACCTGCCGCCGCTGCATGGCGTGCCGTGCACCATCAAGGAGTGCTTCGCCTTGGTGGGGATGCCGCAGACCTCGGGGCTGCCCGCCCGCGTCGGGTTCCGCCCGAGCGAGGACGCACCCGCCGTGGCGCGGCTGCGCGCGGCCGGCGCCATCCCGGTCGGTGTGACCAACGTGTCGGAGCTCTGCATGTGGATGGAGAGCTTCAACCGCGTCTACGGGCGGACGAACAACCCCTACGATCCCTCCCGCATCGTGGGGGGCAGCTCGGGCGGCGAGGGGGCCATCGTGGGCTCGGGGGCCAGCCTGTTCGGCTTGGGCTCGGACGTGGGCGGGTCGATCCGCATGCCGGCCTTCTTCAACGGCGTGTTTGGACACAAGTGCAGCGCAGGTCTGATCCCCAACAGCGGCCAGTATCCGGATGGGGACGGAGACGCGGGGCGCTTCCTGAGCACTGGGCCGCTGGCCCGCTCGGCTGGCGACCTGAGCCTCGTGGTGCGCCTGCTGGCCGGTCCACACGAGAGCGACCCGAACACGCAGGCACTGTCGCTCGGGGACCCCGCCGCGGTCGACATCACGTCCCTGCGCGTGCTGCAGGTCCCCGACGATGGGCGCACCTACGTCAGCCCTGCGCTCCGCGCGAGCCAGGCACGCGTGGCCGACCACCTGCGCGCGCGCGGCTGTCGTGTGGAAGAGCGCCGCTTCACGCGGCTCCGGAAGGCCTTCGACATCTGGTCCAGCATGCTCCACGACGCGCAGGGGACGCCCTTCGCCACGTTGTTGGCGGACGGGAAGGAGTTCGCGAGCCTCCCGGAGCTCGCGAAGCTGGCGCTGCGTCGCTCCGACCACACGCTCCCGGCCGTGGTGCTGGCCGTCGGCGAGCGCATCACCGACCTGGCTCCGGGCCGCACGCGGGCGCTGGTGGAGCAGGGACGGCGCCTGCGGGCCGAGCTGGACGAAGCGCTCGCCAACGACACGATCATGCTCTATCCGCCGTACGGCATGGTCGCACCCAAGCACGACGTCCCGCTGCTGTGGCCCTTCTTGTGGGTCTACACAGCCATCCTCAACGTGATGCAGCTGCCGGTCACACAGGTCCCCCTCGGGCTGGACACGCGCGGTCTCCCGCTCGGCGTGCAGGTCGCTGCTGCACACGGGAACGATCACCTCACGCTGGCGGTCGCCGCCGAGCTCGAGCGGGCCTTCGGCGGCTGGGTGCGGCCGCGCATCTGA
- a CDS encoding VOC family protein has product MHLDDNNPPLSVLLPLGNGMRLHHLALRTRDVPRLVAFYRDVLGLAPWPTQAGNGVWLALDGAVLMIEAAQDDEPAPDPRGRDLMALAARDGDLARARVHLRARGVTVEAETAHTLYFRDPDGRRVALSDFAFPHETP; this is encoded by the coding sequence ATGCATCTCGACGATAACAACCCGCCCCTGTCCGTGCTACTTCCGCTGGGGAACGGCATGCGCCTGCACCACCTCGCCCTCCGGACGCGGGATGTCCCGCGCTTGGTCGCGTTCTATCGCGATGTGCTCGGGCTCGCCCCGTGGCCGACCCAGGCGGGCAACGGCGTGTGGCTCGCGCTGGACGGGGCGGTGCTGATGATCGAAGCCGCTCAGGACGACGAGCCTGCCCCCGACCCTCGGGGACGCGACCTGATGGCGCTCGCCGCACGCGACGGCGACCTCGCACGCGCCCGCGTCCACCTACGGGCGCGGGGCGTGACGGTCGAGGCCGAGACGGCGCACACTCTCTACTTCCGCGACCCGGACGGACGGCGCGTCGCGCTGTCCGACTTCGCTTTCCCCCACGAGACACCATGA
- the add gene encoding adenosine deaminase, protein MPNASPLPLSFFELLPKTDLHVHLDGSLRLGTILDLAEQGGVELPSRDPEALSRAMHLGENTGSLVEYLKAFDITLRVMQTEASLQRIAYELAEDAAKENVRYMEVRYSPMLHTREGLGRAAVVEAVLAGLRQARHDFGIQSQVILCGIRNISPHSSVEMAELAVAYKNRGVVGFDLAGAENDHPAKHHLEAFQLVRDNNISVTIHAGEAYGPASIHQALHDCGAHRIGHGCRLREDGDLLHYVNDHRVALECCPSSNVQTGAVRDLASHPLKLYYDLGLRVTVNTDNRLITDTTVSRELHLCHTRMGLDLPSIKHILLNGFKASFLPFHEKQELMRGVARELERFHADGRVDPARHASDGADSAEHRRDDPQQPVEEPSQA, encoded by the coding sequence ATGCCGAACGCGTCGCCGCTCCCGCTCAGCTTCTTCGAGCTGCTCCCCAAGACGGACCTGCACGTTCACCTCGACGGGTCGTTGCGCCTCGGGACCATCTTGGACCTGGCCGAACAGGGAGGAGTCGAGCTGCCCTCGCGCGACCCCGAGGCCCTCTCGCGGGCCATGCACCTGGGCGAGAACACGGGCTCGCTCGTGGAGTACCTGAAGGCGTTCGACATCACGCTGAGGGTCATGCAGACCGAGGCCTCTCTCCAGCGAATCGCGTACGAGCTGGCCGAAGACGCGGCCAAGGAGAACGTGCGCTACATGGAGGTGCGCTACTCCCCCATGCTGCACACGCGCGAGGGGTTGGGCCGCGCGGCGGTGGTGGAGGCGGTGCTGGCCGGGCTGCGCCAGGCCCGCCACGACTTCGGCATCCAGAGCCAGGTCATCCTGTGCGGCATCCGCAACATCTCGCCGCACAGCTCGGTCGAGATGGCCGAGCTCGCCGTGGCCTACAAGAACCGGGGTGTGGTCGGCTTCGACCTGGCGGGCGCTGAGAACGACCACCCCGCCAAGCACCACCTCGAGGCCTTCCAGCTGGTGCGCGACAACAACATCAGCGTCACCATCCACGCGGGCGAGGCCTACGGCCCCGCGAGCATCCACCAGGCGCTCCACGACTGTGGGGCGCATCGGATCGGGCATGGCTGTCGACTTCGAGAGGACGGGGATCTCCTGCACTACGTGAACGACCATCGCGTGGCGCTCGAGTGCTGTCCGTCGAGCAACGTCCAGACTGGCGCGGTGCGCGACCTCGCCAGCCACCCGCTCAAGCTCTACTACGATCTCGGCCTGCGCGTGACGGTCAACACGGACAACCGGCTGATCACGGACACCACGGTCTCGCGCGAGCTGCACCTCTGCCACACCCGCATGGGGCTCGACCTGCCGTCCATCAAGCACATCCTGCTCAACGGCTTCAAGGCGTCGTTCCTGCCGTTCCACGAGAAGCAAGAGCTCATGCGAGGCGTGGCCCGTGAGCTGGAGCGCTTCCACGCGGATGGACGTGTCGACCCCGCGCGGCACGCGAGCGATGGCGCCGACAGCGCCGAGCATCGCCGCGACGACCCGCAGCAGCCCGTCGAAGAGCCCTCCCAGGCGTGA
- a CDS encoding TatD family hydrolase produces MRLFDSHCHLDFPVFDADRAAVLARAAAAGVYELVIPGYSPATWSRAAALTSATNAGVRVHVAVGLHPYALAGPALPEGELTGQLVAAAECFGAVAIGECGLDGPLSKRTAGGVSSAVQERVLREHVHAAALTGLPLVLHVVRAHAAALELLRPDTTRRETPGPRGVVHAFSGSVDVARSYVRLGFMLAFGGAITHARHQRARAAAAWVPDDALLLESDAPSGRLSGGPPRNEPSALPRVLAVLAELRGQSQERVAEMTRDNAARLFRVGPLA; encoded by the coding sequence GTGAGGCTCTTCGACTCGCACTGTCACCTCGACTTCCCCGTGTTCGACGCGGATCGGGCGGCGGTGCTGGCCCGCGCCGCAGCGGCGGGAGTCTACGAGCTGGTCATCCCAGGCTACTCGCCCGCCACGTGGTCGCGCGCCGCCGCCCTCACCTCAGCGACCAACGCAGGCGTGCGCGTACACGTCGCGGTCGGGCTGCACCCCTATGCGCTCGCGGGGCCCGCGCTGCCGGAGGGCGAGCTCACGGGCCAGCTGGTGGCTGCGGCGGAGTGCTTCGGCGCGGTGGCGATCGGCGAGTGCGGTCTCGACGGGCCGCTCTCGAAGCGGACGGCGGGTGGTGTCTCCAGCGCGGTCCAGGAGCGCGTGCTGCGCGAGCACGTGCATGCCGCCGCGCTCACGGGGCTGCCCCTCGTCCTGCACGTCGTGCGCGCCCACGCCGCAGCGCTCGAGCTGCTGCGTCCAGACACGACACGCAGGGAGACCCCTGGACCGCGCGGTGTCGTCCACGCGTTCTCTGGTTCGGTCGACGTCGCGCGCAGCTACGTCCGTCTCGGGTTCATGCTCGCGTTCGGCGGCGCCATCACGCACGCGCGACACCAGCGGGCTCGCGCTGCTGCGGCGTGGGTACCCGACGATGCGCTGCTGCTCGAGTCCGACGCTCCGAGCGGCCGCCTGTCAGGAGGCCCTCCGCGCAATGAACCGAGCGCGCTGCCGCGCGTGCTCGCCGTCCTGGCGGAGCTCCGGGGGCAGTCGCAGGAGCGGGTGGCGGAGATGACCCGCGACAACGCCGCGAGGCTGTTCCGTGTCGGGCCGCTGGCGTGA
- a CDS encoding CBS domain-containing protein, which yields MTREPLMVHSTCSVADALGAARERGVEHLLVCDHGRIVGVACAQCQLADAQLDRYVGHYMVPAESIDMQASLEEAAMRMLALDQGMFLVESAGKPVGVATRGDLLRGGLVCEGATRAQFFCAACGAHSHVHLDPHTTAVAYCTSCMERAAPPGLMDDVGGGD from the coding sequence ATGACTCGGGAGCCGCTGATGGTGCACTCCACGTGCAGCGTCGCCGACGCCTTGGGCGCTGCGCGAGAGCGCGGGGTGGAGCACCTGCTCGTGTGTGATCATGGCCGCATCGTCGGCGTGGCGTGCGCGCAGTGTCAGCTCGCGGACGCGCAGCTGGACCGCTACGTCGGGCACTACATGGTGCCGGCCGAGAGCATCGACATGCAGGCGTCGCTCGAGGAAGCCGCCATGCGCATGCTCGCCCTCGACCAAGGCATGTTCCTGGTGGAGAGCGCTGGTAAGCCCGTGGGCGTGGCGACGCGCGGTGACCTGCTGCGCGGCGGGCTGGTGTGCGAAGGCGCTACGCGCGCGCAGTTCTTCTGCGCGGCCTGTGGGGCGCACTCGCACGTACACCTCGACCCACACACCACCGCTGTGGCGTACTGCACGAGCTGCATGGAGCGCGCGGCGCCGCCTGGTCTGATGGACGACGTGGGCGGCGGCGATTGA